The Parambassis ranga chromosome 1, fParRan2.1, whole genome shotgun sequence genome includes a region encoding these proteins:
- the LOC114442191 gene encoding protein Hook homolog 2-like, with protein sequence MSSKKEASLLDSTKAAASELQDCEKMRSRQEQEETLILTAWQSMQHSLCEDSGAPGMPQSFLAKQRQSTQARRGLSLRLGPR encoded by the exons ATGAGCAGCAAGAAGGAGGCCAGTCTGTTGGACAGCACAAAGGCCGCTGCCTCAGAG CTGCAGGACTGTGAAAAAATGAGGTCCAGACAGGAACAAGAGGAGACCCTGATCCTGACAGCCTGGCAAAGCATG CAACACAGCCTGTGTGAGGACTCTGGAGCTCCAGGCATGCCTCAGTCTTTCCTGGCTAAGCAGAGGCAGTCCACCCAGGCCAGGAGGGGGCTCTCCCTCCGGCTGGGGCCCAGGTAG